The Xiphophorus hellerii strain 12219 chromosome 5, Xiphophorus_hellerii-4.1, whole genome shotgun sequence genome window below encodes:
- the serhl gene encoding serine hydrolase-like protein: protein MIQALKGVRHVTSGTMKQAVTELCVPVPWGEIRGKIWGPDHGRPVLCLHGWADNCGTFNTLLPLLPKDFRYVAIDLAGHGCSSHRPPGVLNVFPSYVMDMRRVVDALQWNKFSIIGHSMGGNIGGMFSALYPEMVDALVLLDSYGFLPTDPKEMPRILRQGLDEMIQFEKKMEEKKMRVYTYEKAVERLLAGNPSLTEESAKILLERGLVKVEGGVLFSRDFRINLRNVVRISLEQSLELQSSIEAPVLLVLAESGFEKMFVESDQKKYTSALLQAFRDRHNTVVQVPGNHHVHLNNPEVVAPLVSEFLQNKALSASTGSDNVHPPKL, encoded by the exons CACGTAACGTCCGGTACAATGAAGCAAGCAG TTACAGAGCTCTGTGTACCAGTCCCATGGGGGGAGATCAGAGGTAAAATCTGGGGTCCTGATCACGGTCGCCCAGTTCTGTGCCTGCATGGCTGGGCAGACAACTGTGGGACGTTCAACACGCTGCTCCCTCTTCTACCTAAAG ACTTCAGATATGTTGCAATTGACCTGGCAGGTCACGGCTGCTCATCCCACCGTCCTCCTGGAGTTCTGAATGTCTTCCCCTCTTACGTGATGGACATGCGCAGAGTTGTTGATG CTCTACAGTGGAACAAATTCTCCATCATTGGCCACAGCATGG GTGGTAACATAGGTGGAATG TTCAGCGCTCTCTATCCAGAGATGGTGGATGCCTTGGTGCTGCTGGATTCCTACGGATTCTTACCCACAGATCCG aaagaaaTGCCCAGAATATTACGACAGGGGCTGGATGAGATGATACAGTTTGAAAAGAAGATGGAAGAAAAGAAGATGAGAGTTTACACTTACGAAAAAGCCGTTGAGAG GCTTTTGGCTGGAAACCCAAGTTTGACTGAGGAGTCTGCAAAGATCCTCCTAGAGCGAGGTCTAGTTAAAGTTGAAGGAG GAGTTCTGTTCTCCAGAGACTTTCGGATCAACCTG agaaacgTAGTACGGATCAGTCTGGAGCAGAGTCTGGAGCTGCAGTCAAGCATAGAAGCCCCTGTCCTTCTTGTTCT aGCAGAAAGTGgctttgagaaaatgtttgtcGAGTCTGATCAGAAGAAATACACATCAGCTCTTCTTCAGGCCTTCAGGGACCGACAT AACACGGTGGTGCAGGTTCCAGGCAATCATCACGTCCACCTGAATAACCCTGAAGTGGTCGCACCGCTTGTGTCAGAGTTCCTGCAGAACAAAGCACTCTCAGCATCAACAGGCTCAGACAATGTTCATCCTCCTAAGTTATAG